The Helianthus annuus cultivar XRQ/B chromosome 15, HanXRQr2.0-SUNRISE, whole genome shotgun sequence genomic sequence TCGACCACTTCCGCCATTGATGGCCTTAAAGCCGCAGACGCTTGTGTGCACAAAAGCCCGATTTGCACCACTTCTAACGCTTCTTGTTCAGGAAAATCACCTTTTAGCAATGGGTCGATCGCTTCGGACACAGAACCTTCTTTGTATAGCCTCCAAACCTGTTTAATCAACACACGGTTAAAACAATGAAACAAAGTACGAAAGTTTGAAAAAAGTGTTTGGTTTTCGAGTCGTACGGTTTGCAAAAGTGAGCCCGAGTCTTCTACAAAGGCGTTGTTTCTTTTTCCACAAGCGATTTCAAGAACCACAACTCCAAAGCTAAAAACATCAGCCTTTTCGGTCAGTTGACCTCGGACTATGTATTCAGGTGCCATATACCCTCTGAAAATAACATAAGACAATGAGTCATTAATTTCTAAAGCATCATTTTATCGTTTTTCATGCAAGAAACGCCATTTCTGCGCGAGGATGACTAGAATCTTACAAAGTTCCAGCAATGCCGGTGGTAAGATGACTTCGGTCGGTAGGGAAAGTCCTCACGAGGCCAAAATCCGAGATTTTGGGAGAAAAGTCTTTGTCAAGAAGAATGTTGCTGCTCTTAATGTCCCGATGGATGATTTTTACATGACACCCGCCATGAAGATATGCTAGACCTTCTGCGGTTCCTAGAATCACCTCGACTCGCTGCCTCCAACTCAAAATTTGTGCTTTATCCTtgtctgcaaaaaaaaaaaaaaaaaaaaaaaaaaaaaaaagagagaaaccTCAGTCATATTGAAACCATACATGTGGGCTACACGCTACTAATCGTTGATGCGTGTTTTCAAAGTAATTATTGTAATTTAAACAACTATAGGTACAAAAAAAACTATTAAAACGTAGTTATATAAGAGGAAATTTACCGAAAAGGAAATGATCAAGGCTCTTGTTTGGAAGAAACTCAAAGACCAAAAGACTCTCGGGGCCTTCGATACTACAAGCTAAAAGCTTGACAAGGTTCTTGTGTTCAATCGCGCTAACCAAATTGACTTCATTAAAGAACTCATCGACCCATTGTCGCGTATTGAAAAACAATCGTTTCACAGCAACAACATCTCCGTTAGGCAGAGTTCCTTTGTAGACTGAGCCCGCTCCTCCTTGACCTAACTTGTTTGAAGCGTCAAAGTAGTTCGTTGCTTTCTCAAGCGTCTCGTATTTGTACATCAATCCAGACTTGTTGAATGAGCTTGGTATCAATGCCAGGTTTTTTTGCTCTGTCAATACAAGTCAACATTTTGGCCATTCGGGTCAACACATTATTTGACTTTTTGTTAAGATTGAGTAGTAAGTTTACCTTCTTTGCGCTTTGATATCCTTATATATGCTGCATAACCAGCAAAAGATGAGATCATGACGAAGGCAACTACAGCAAGCACAACAGCTACTTTGGCTCCTGGACTAGAAAGCCCTGAAAATGAGAActagaaattaaaaaaataaaaataaattataatacATTTGTTACCTAAAAACTACAacatttcctttttatttgagtataaatatcataaaaaaatattttagcaTAAAAACTTTACCTAAAAACTACGacatttcctttttatttgagtataaatatcatcaaaaaaaaaattagtataaaAAACTAGACATGAAAAAAACTTTAAGCAACCGTAAAAGTCACGATTTCCGGTTAAAGAAACCGTTCTAAAAAAATTAAACCGAAAATGTGTCCaaagtcttcctcttgaatccttcCAAAGTCTTATTGTCAAACACATGTTATTTTGAATCATTATCAAGGTGAAGAACGACAACAACTTTTAAATTAAAAAAGTACACCTAAAATAATTAATTAAGGGTATATCTTATTAAATTTGTATGTGACAAAAAGGAACATCAAGCACCCAAATAAGAAAAATAAGCTTAAGAAATGGACCAAGACGAAAAGTCAACAAAATAATGAAATTATTCCAAGGTAGGTTAACCTAAACAAACACCCAAATTTCAATTGTATTTGAGTATAAAAAGTTGAACAAAGTGAATCATGCTTGTACATTAAGGTCATAGAATAACTTTCCAACTAATGCCATATTAGAACTGAAAAAAAAAGATTGACTTTTGATGGTCAAAAAGTTTACCTTTAAaatttggatttttttttgtaacaaactGTTATGATTTGGATAACATTTTATGAAAATAAAATGCGTCGAAGTGAAAACCGCAGGTACCCATATCGATTTTGAAGATGAAAACTACAATGTTTGAACTTTGAATTTGGAAGTAGCAAGTAAGATCATAAAAAGTCAAAGAAAACAAGTGAGGCCATCATATTTGAAAATTGGccaattttgacaatctttaTCTTTTATGCACCAGTTGCCACAAAaactaaaagaaaataaaaggaaAGCAAAGACTTGAAACACAACATTTTCTAAAAAGATTAAGAAAAaaatcaaaccaaaacatataACAATTTAGAATCCAACCAGTTTTAACCTAAATCCAATTTGACCCATTACCCGACCCACCCGTTTTACCAATCTTCAAGAGTTTATCACAATTTTCCCAGAAATATAAAATAGAAGTGCAATATATTCATATCAAACTAAAGAGGAAACTTCTGGACATTGGGATCACAAACATTTCAGAAAGATTAAAAGAAAGTTTCCAAACTGACCCATAAACACAATCATGAACTCAAGAACCATATAATTGACTCTAAAAAATCAATCTTGAACAAAAAAGAAGGGATGAAGTGAAATACCAGAACTACCCCCATCAGAATCTTGATCATTATTGAAAAACTTGTGAGTAGAATACCTCAAAAAACACCCTGCATTCATACTCCTCCCTTCCCTACTTGGCAAACAGCTTATTGCTTCTGTTCTTGCCTTAGCCAAACACACCCTACACTCTTCACTACTCAAACTCTCCCAACACTGTGCTAACCCATAAACCCTATTCCCCTCCAAAACCCCAAACCCACTATTATTAACAGCTAATCTTGTAAGATTATCAACCAACTCAGTAACACTTTTATTAAACTCCAAAACCCCACCTTGAAAAtcattaaaattattattatccACAACACTCGAACTACAATTTTTAGCATCAGTAACCGGGTCAACGGCTTCTTGGAAGAAACTATGATTATCGTACCGAACAAAACACCCGTCGAGAAAGATCCTGCCGGAGGTTGCCGGAAGGCATCCCGGAACGGTGGTACGGCTGACGGCGTAGCAGACAAGACAGTCAGTACGAGAAAGATCACGGTGGCACTGAATTAACGCGTAAAACGGGGGTAAATTGGGAGCAGTGAGGTTTGCAACGGCGAAGTTGGTGTCGGAGTTGTTAAGGTTGGTTGAGAGTTGTTCCATGGCTTGTACGAACGTTGGGATTAAGGATGTGGTTGTGGCACGTGTTCCCCCGCACGTGAGGTTGCCGGCGGGGGTGGCACGTGCGTCGGAGTTGACGGTGGGGATGGAGAGGATGATGGGGAAGAGGAGGAGGAAAACATATGTTGTTGGATTGATGTTGGGATTCATAATTCAATAGatttgaaaattgaaaatgaaaatatgATAAATATTAAGGAAAATTATAGAAGAACGGGTAGGTAAACGGGCAACTAGCTGTGTGGCAATTCTCTTTTTACATAGGTTGTTTGTTGGGATTTTGGTTTTCtggtgggtgtgtgtgtgtgtttttttggtgATATATGATATATGGAGTGATGAAGAAAAAGCAGAGTCAAATGTTTGGAACTTTAGATGTGATTTCACACGCTTTTTCTGGGTTTTTTTTCTCTTTCTTGATGATGGTATTCAAATTAAGGATACATAGGTTGTTTGATGGGTTGATGGAGAGGTTGAGTTTTGGATTTtggttgttttttatttttttgggtgGGTGGGGGGTGGTGGTGTTTTTCAGGTGGGTGTATATATggactgatgaagaagaaaggcAAGTCAAAGGTTTAGAGGCGATTTCACACGCGTTTTGTggtgttttttttctttctatATGACTTTTTTTTCTCTGGAATTCAAACTAGGGATTATTTGTTTACTGTTTTATTCTTCTTCCAAAATGGTTGACTGGTTGGTTTCCATTATCATATAAGGTAGTGTTCGTTTTACATAATCATATAAGATAGTGTTCGTTTTACACACTTTTGTTAAGTTTACGTTGTGATAGTTTCGATGTAATTTTTGTTGAGGATGAAACGTTATCTTAAATTAAGTGCGTGTTTGTTTTTTTGGGAAAAGCTCTTCTTGACCTCTTATGTCTGCCCCACGCAGACCATGCATAGACGTTTGAGTATGCAGTgtgtttgttttcttgaatacctttcattaaaaaagtaCGCGAGACCTCTTTTTGGTGCAGACATGGATCAAGGTCTTCAAACCTCTTCTCCATTCTTTCTTTTTTCCCAGATGCAACAAAcacaaaacaccaaaaaaaaaaaaaaaccctagctCCTCCTCCCCTCCACACAGCCGTCGATCCCCTCCTCCTCCCCTTCCATCGTCGTCACTCCCCCTTCTCCCTCCCACTCTGTCGTTGCTGCCCTCCTCCTCCCCTGCCACGCCGTCGCTCCCCCTCCCTCCCATTCTGCCGCCACTGCAGCTCCTCCTCCCATTCCACGTTGTCGCTCCCCCTCCTCCCTTCCACTCTGCCGCTGTTGAACCTCCTCCCCTGCCAcgcctgtcacaccccaaccgatggtggaaacatcggggtggggcactgagcgaaacagattgtccagaagaaatccataacaactaaaattaccagatatttaatgttacgtcccataccataccataacatatcaaataaaaacagttattacagacatagtaTTCTCATAGACAAATATTGTTTCGACAACTCATAAATTGTTTaatttgtttctagactcccctaGCTCGATTCCACAAAAGCAAGGCAAAGCACAACATACtaaacacctatcacatacgttaaaataggtcAATGCAcagaatgtaaaggtgagcatacaagtttaatagtataatagtagcgaaagcgatttacgcataaccagcatgtaacatgttgaaAAGTGAAGCATGTAAGCTATCGaaaatgaaatatgcacagacatgactgcgagttgtagaatgcgcaacacatatcaccaccgtgacacgtgaagtaaaacccttaacaacccctatccacgacaggtgctgagtccaaactatagtactatcgttgctaaggtgtcaggcaacaatcactgtgtaaacataacatacaagcattcatcgaataacacgtataacatgcagagcggttagcgtacaaaagtgtttgcgttgtgtgtcgattgtgatttaaaATAGACAacttatgtaacacccaaaagtgcgtaaagcaaaaagggtttgagtatactcacagattgtgtttaatgAATAAGcacagtcttggattgaaggAAGCGATggagagattagcctgatcagataATGACAGTAAGCGTTGAATGGTGCATTAAATAGTGAAAAGTGAGATGAGGGAAGGATAGTGATCCGTTCAGATgaccatccggacggatggtcatccagtcggatgaccattcggtcggagggtcgtccgtttgggatggatgtgtttgtgtattgactgaactttgaagttttcgttgtagcatttcaAAAGTTGAGAAGTAACTCTATTTGTCtagccatccggtcggatggtcatccggacggatggccgttcgatcggatggtgattCGTTCGAGTAGAGGTTACAAAGAACCACGTCTTCCGCCCGGATAGTCAGTCGATCGGATGGCCGTCAATCGGATGACTATTCGTTTGGAAGCTGAGACTCTTTGAAGTTTTataaattgtttaagtgttgaaaatCACAAGTCACTTGATCGGATCGTTGTttgatcggatggtgatccgatcggacGACGATTCGTTCGGGTAACCTGTTCGTTTTGAGTACTTGTAAAATCAGTTAAGTTTAGAAAGTTTGCGGTTTaaccgagacggtatgacaacgtgttaaacaacggaaatCCCATCAGGCCCGACTCATCCGGTCGGACGagaatcaccccattcgatccAAATCAGCTTTTCATGGCGgtgtttcatgttcaacccgtaaGTCAGTTGTCTCCTCGATAGTAAACTGTTCTCAGACCGGCACTTCACCagagaatgagtagaaggcctgaacgagctcagattctatcggttttatgtgaaaagttgagaaaattgaagaAAAGTTTCAAACACATGAACTATGTTTAGATTTAgatgaaatcagtgtttaaacattgTAGAAATCGGTTAGATTCGGACCATTCTTGCTGGAATGAAGTCATTCTCCGAAGTTCATACAAACTCGTGATGACGTCATCATTGAACAGCCCGAAATCAGGCGATTCCATGGTTAAAAGTTGTgatttgatggagaagatgatgagaagatgtgtatagatcaaggaagtgcaagatttgagatgaaaacttacaagaatcgcgaggaatcgagagaaaagtggCCTGAGAGTGCGTGGGTCGaaggagagctgtcacatcatgaacagtgatgtgacaggtgagtatttataggtgaagaggaGAGAAAGGCGGTGTAGAGTGATTCGATCAGAGGGCCTTTCGATCGGATGGCTCGAGTGAGTTGGTTTTCCGACTTTCATTTCATGCGTTCGCGATGCGATAGTTTTTaaataatagttacacaaataacataactaacatacaacaacataaGTAGTATTGCGTTTGCAgttcgcgatgagattgcgttgcgatggagttgcgattgcgttttcgaaTAACACCTTTAATCATagataaacatgcacaagtaacacataatttcacacacacgtaaaacaatattcagatctgcgattcaagttgcgatgcgatagcgttAAGTAGATTAGCGGTTAACtgcgtttatcgcattgttacttcacataATACAAATCGTAAACAAATATAGCGTAACTAGCATACATCGATTatcgagtcagagagtacaagtaATGATTAAGCAAAGAATAACAGATCTGATTAGCAATCTTtacttcctttgactttgactttgacttgtactttgacttcaaaaagtcgggttgttacaacgTCGTCGCTCCATCTCCTCCCTCCCACTCTACCGCCGTTGCAGCTCCTCCACCAGTCCTTCATTCAGCCAAAACAGGTAAGTAGGTTAATTTTAagaattgtttttttttgtttaatgttaTGAATTGTTAAATTATGATTATAATGTTTATGTTAATTAATGGTTGTAAAATTCTGATTATAATGTTTAGGTTAATTATGATAATTATTGGTTGTTAATTTTTGTTTTATGTTATGAATTGTTCATAAGTTAATTATTAATGTTTATATTTTGATTTTTCTTATGATTATGTTAATTTCTTGTGTTTGAATGGATTATAATTGTTGTTCATCTTAATAAATATTATGATTAGAGTTTTTGTAGAGGtttgcagaagttaaaaaacaaacagtcttcttcttgcagactgcagaggtttggtccacctttTCTGTTatagatgtctgcagatgtggtccgcagactgcagacgttttacctttgaaaaaacaaacagcacctaagtgTTTTGATTGAAACTCGATACATGTTGAGTCACTTCTGTCAAGTGAGTCATTGATTTAAGGTGAAATATCTTTTTTGACCATTCTTAAATACCTTATTTCCCCAATTCATCTCATTTTGCCCTAattttcatctctttctcttccaaattctttctcttcttccttcATTCTTGACATCTCCAGATCTGAAGAGAATTCCAAACACAAATCCACAAGATCAACACCATCTTCATTATAATGTCAatgtaacacctcataaaatcgtgtccaataatgtaATGACACGTGTCCTTAATCCTAAATATGTCAAATATTGACAAGGAAGGACTATTGTTGCCAAACAATGAAAAGATGTAtgtggagggactaaaagtgtcaacatgcttaaactatgcctctgaatgaccttttacgGTATTCGTATTCTTTAACAAGCCACTTGTTGGACGAACGAAACCGTTTGTCATATGATTCAAGAAATTTTGAATTgtggggttaaaagcgtcaacatgttaatttatacctccgagtgaccttttaacgaacccggagCCTAATGATGTTCGGTCATACACCCGGGTGTGCCTAATAATGGCTTAGAGGGGCTAAAtgtgtaaaaaaataaaagatatttGAGTTTTGGAGGCAAGGGGTTAATTCtgccaagttttgaaagataatagagggtgtcgcgtggcgcgacgccACACCTGGTTCTCGGTCGCGTGCCGCGACGGTACCATTTACGCAGAAAGTTCATGTCAGCTGTTGTCTTCTTCCTTGTTCTCCAAACAAACCACTCTCACTCACATAATTCGAAACCATGGACTCATTACTGGTATTAGACACATCTTTAGACACCTGGAGTGATCTTGTAACTTCTCAAACACCTGGCTTGATGCTACATTCTAAACTTCAAGTATCAATAGAGGGCTTGGGTGGCCATTTATCCTTGCACCGTCTAAAAATCACTCTTCTTACTCTCTTGGAGATTCCCAGCTGAAGGAAGACTCCACCTTAGTTACATTTTcgagctaggaccctttgtaagtgtctcTAACTCCTGCTTTTCATTTTATAGGCTTTCAAAAGCCAAAAGTCAAGCTTTTTCGATaaaagctttgactttcggtttagaccttaatggtccagccattgttcgaggcgaacatggctacgtgattgtaattaggtaggtgttaatccctcaaaagggcacctcctaagaatCACGTTTGCTTGGTCAATTGATGGGTCAaagttattaaaattaaaaagttaaaCGAGTCAGTTTTAAAAATAATTCAAATCTGATAATGTAGGTGTTAATAAATATGTTTTATCCCTTTAGTAATttggtaataattattagaacatgtgtaaacatgttcaGCCCGTCAATTCCAggtttagggtcggttcgcaaccgaaagtcgtgaagtttgacttctgctttgactttcgattctgacctgATAGATTAGTTTCTTATTGTTTTAAGGTTCCATTATGACCATATTATattgtagtataaccctctgaggttttATTATATGGTCATATTGTAATCTGAGTTTATTTTGCAAGTTCCGTTATTGTACTTAattttgactaaaatgcccttttatATAAATAAGGTATTAAACATTAATGAGCATGCAAATGAATTAGGTACtgatatgttaacatgtttaacatatTTGATGTTATAAATCAGATCATGAACTGAGTTTTTATATATTATCATAAATTATGTCTTTaaaggaccaaaatgcccttttggaatctaaaatggttttaaacataatttcatCATAAAACTTATTACATATTGATGTGATATCATAATTAGGATTATTTGGGATGTTAAGTCAAATTATATTCTGAGTTTAACTTCAAGTTCTTGTATAATGCTCTtaaatgacgataatgcccttatGGCACTTAAAATGGTTTTTAAACATAATATTAATACAAAACCTTTTTCTTATTGATATGTTATGATGAATAACATATTTTAACTATTCAAAGCTAGTCATAACATCAGATTTCATAAAACGTTGTAAATATCGTCATTTAACGACTTTAACGCcgtttaggcgcatagtatggttttaaaccatacttatcaaccaagacttgttacctactgattttataaatcattttaaatatttttgtaGTAGGTATAAGTTATAAACTCATAATCCCAAATAAGTTCTCAAAActatatgtgaaatgaccaaaatgcctctacgatgcatagtttggtcttaaaacataaaccatacatatatttgatatcctactgatattatatcataaattAACTTTTTTTCCAAAATGTTTATGATCATAACATTAGTTTACTTGCAAGCTCCTTTTATAAGTcgcaaaatgaccaaaacgccctaaTGAGGCTTAATTCGATTTTAAAACCTTAACGGGCATACATgttgatatcttactgatattataacatGTTTAGAGTATAATAACATATGAAACTTGTACTTGACTCATACGGTTACCCGTTAATGCCTATACGCGCACGgttcgacttatgtaactagtttacataagtttaccaaaacgggtttaaccttaccATTTTAACTTCAATTTCCAGAATGTaattagtttacccataatatacaagtcttcatacttgttgggtctaaactacattctattccggtcaacGCTCAATCTAGTGTATTGTACCGTTTTcaaccctttaagctagccggtctaagtctatgacttaaataggacccgttagcattctagtTGGTTATTATTACCAtcatttgtaacaccccaaaaacgagtttggtaatcaaaccacgtaaATATTAAAgagcgggtaaaataccgttgGTGGTAAAGATTTAATAAATTTTAGAATTCAAACAAGTAAgcttaataataaataaaagagaACAAACACATTGAGAAGATAAAGTTTATAaggagcccgagttaacgggacttaaaataaaacgggtcaTGACTCCCTGAATctgctaagttaactaggaataattaacctagttagtgatGTGTAAATGAGTAATAAAACATGGAGTTCTTGTCCATAATAGTTAAAATTAAACTTGAGGGGTCAAAATTGTTAAAAAGGAAACCaagttttatttaataaaataaaaaaaacacaacacacacacagtgtgtatgtgtgtgtgttgatcTCCAGGCGACCAAACAAGGGGAAACCCTAGTTCTTCCTTAAATCACCAAATTGGAAGGGAAATCGAAGCTTAAATTCATGAATAAACGCGtataaacgatcaccaagtcatggagatcacaaggtatgtcaaattttgtaaGTTGATGATATCTTGAATTTTAGGATGAACACTCATAATCGAAATTCGGAAAGAATGTTGCATGCATGAGTGATATTCTATTGAATTAGTGTCTAgaaaacaaaccctagttgaaaacttgCTGAATTGATGTTAAAGATTAGGGATTTGATGACTACCCTTATGTGTGTTAAGagggttttataaaaaaaattgatgcATTCATTAAGGTAGATGAAATTGGCCATGTCTTGTTGTTCTTGTGGTGTCTAGCTACTTGAAATAG encodes the following:
- the LOC110912290 gene encoding cysteine-rich receptor-like protein kinase 42, yielding MNPNINPTTYVFLLLFPIILSIPTVNSDARATPAGNLTCGGTRATTTSLIPTFVQAMEQLSTNLNNSDTNFAVANLTAPNLPPFYALIQCHRDLSRTDCLVCYAVSRTTVPGCLPATSGRIFLDGCFVRYDNHSFFQEAVDPVTDAKNCSSSVVDNNNFNDFQGGVLEFNKSVTELVDNLTRLAVNNSGFGVLEGNRVYGLAQCWESLSSEECRVCLAKARTEAISCLPSREGRSMNAGCFLRYSTHKFFNNDQDSDGGSSGLSSPGAKVAVVLAVVAFVMISSFAGYAAYIRISKRKEEQKNLALIPSSFNKSGLMYKYETLEKATNYFDASNKLGQGGAGSVYKGTLPNGDVVAVKRLFFNTRQWVDEFFNEVNLVSAIEHKNLVKLLACSIEGPESLLVFEFLPNKSLDHFLFDKDKAQILSWRQRVEVILGTAEGLAYLHGGCHVKIIHRDIKSSNILLDKDFSPKISDFGLVRTFPTDRSHLTTGIAGTLGYMAPEYIVRGQLTEKADVFSFGVVVLEIACGKRNNAFVEDSGSLLQTVWRLYKEGSVSEAIDPLLKGDFPEQEALEVVQIGLLCTQASAALRPSMAEVVEFLTNKNGDKQIPVPNQPPFLNARALMSQQLSSSTSSPMTKVGMSYTATSHSSTSPSSEWPLRINEVSSG